Proteins encoded within one genomic window of bacterium:
- a CDS encoding carboxypeptidase-like regulatory domain-containing protein has translation MVLLVTLVVSGCITTKNLDTKPATGSISGKVVDAESGQPLPAVNVILIGTDIGTATDKEGYYLLSNLPAGNYDVEYSLMGYSSSTLKAIKISANKKTTANVKLKLGEIKMQI, from the coding sequence TTGGTCTTGCTTGTAACCCTCGTGGTTTCGGGATGTATCACAACAAAAAACTTAGACACAAAGCCAGCCACAGGTTCGATTTCTGGCAAGGTTGTTGATGCTGAAAGCGGACAACCATTACCAGCGGTCAATGTAATCCTTATAGGAACTGATATTGGAACTGCTACTGATAAAGAAGGTTATTATCTTTTATCTAACCTTCCTGCCGGTAACTATGATGTTGAATACTCTTTAATGGGATATAGCTCCTCAACATTAAAAGCTATCAAGATCTCAGCGAATAAAAAGACGACGGCAAATGTAAAACTTAAGCTCGGTGAAATTAAGATGCAAATATAA
- a CDS encoding TonB family protein: MKTLTITLNPREWIHNLGLATRNTALGVLDTFRNPRLIIGIAASAILHASLLLVLIINQTGKIVDKNNDILEIVSVIDGNENPKVTKLLNDQTGSPFGKPDEVVNKPLLTPVNPEFQALINIPKDATATDMEKALTGDLLYINPSRQKSIEQILASEPVITIRKGEAVPNNLPFRILPDNPDIKDLTANNPITKSNPAIKNDPTHNTNVNNITTTKGSSYTLEGDLSFSDIVSSFMPAYPQFARAKGLSNVQITIDFTVNSQGKVSPAMIVNRSTGYPEWDSQVKETLSRWVFKNSEIARRSGRITFRFVLT; encoded by the coding sequence ATGAAAACCTTGACTATTACCTTGAACCCGAGGGAATGGATTCACAATTTAGGCTTGGCCACTCGGAACACCGCTCTTGGCGTATTGGACACCTTTCGCAATCCAAGATTGATTATTGGAATAGCCGCATCAGCTATACTGCACGCATCGCTGCTGCTTGTACTTATCATTAACCAAACCGGGAAAATCGTAGACAAGAACAACGACATTTTGGAAATAGTTTCTGTTATTGATGGCAACGAGAACCCGAAAGTTACAAAACTGCTTAACGATCAAACAGGCTCACCATTTGGAAAGCCGGATGAAGTTGTGAACAAACCCTTGCTCACGCCTGTTAATCCTGAATTTCAGGCATTAATCAACATCCCTAAGGATGCTACGGCCACCGACATGGAAAAGGCTCTGACCGGCGATTTATTGTACATAAACCCTTCGCGCCAGAAGAGTATCGAACAGATACTTGCGTCTGAACCTGTGATTACAATAAGAAAGGGCGAAGCGGTTCCGAACAATCTTCCTTTCAGAATCCTGCCCGACAACCCTGATATAAAGGATTTGACGGCTAATAATCCCATAACCAAGAGTAACCCGGCAATTAAAAACGATCCTACACATAATACGAACGTCAATAATATAACCACTACGAAAGGCTCAAGTTATACGCTCGAAGGGGACCTTTCCTTTTCAGATATTGTTTCATCTTTCATGCCTGCGTACCCCCAGTTCGCGCGAGCTAAGGGCTTGAGCAACGTTCAGATTACAATAGACTTCACGGTCAACTCGCAGGGAAAAGTCTCGCCAGCGATGATTGTAAACCGATCCACAGGCTATCCTGAGTGGGATTCACAGGTTAAAGAAACGCTATCGCGGTGGGTCTTTAAGAATTCTGAGATTGCAAGACGCAGTGGAAGAATAACCTTCAGATTTGTTCTGACTTAA
- a CDS encoding TatD family hydrolase produces MTEIRYVDSHAHLIGREHENERYIKPRLERAANLGVAVITIAQVPRLWDPTLSLISAHDNIFAVLGVSYSEAAKLEVFERLVRLCKDEPGVVGIGEIGLDYRQGKPPDLQKRKDQLREHIHVAREVNLPLVIHDGKATDDIIAILEEESASDVGGMIHFFTGSSKQALRAIELGFSISFGGPHTYAKPLVDLVKEVPLENTLVETDSPMLAPPRARRKEPNEPSFIVEVVKGIAEIRGMDPEKLREITTNNAIRLFRLDED; encoded by the coding sequence TTGACCGAGATTCGATATGTAGATTCGCATGCCCATCTTATCGGAAGGGAGCATGAAAACGAAAGATACATTAAACCAAGACTTGAGAGGGCAGCAAATCTTGGCGTGGCCGTCATCACGATTGCGCAGGTTCCAAGATTGTGGGATCCAACGCTGAGCCTTATTTCCGCCCACGACAATATCTTCGCGGTATTGGGCGTATCGTATTCCGAAGCCGCTAAGCTCGAAGTTTTTGAAAGGCTTGTGCGCCTTTGCAAGGATGAGCCCGGCGTTGTAGGCATCGGCGAGATAGGCCTTGATTACCGCCAGGGAAAACCGCCCGACCTTCAGAAACGCAAGGACCAGCTTCGCGAGCACATTCACGTTGCCCGCGAAGTGAACCTGCCTTTAGTCATTCACGACGGCAAAGCTACAGATGACATAATTGCGATACTTGAGGAAGAGTCGGCAAGCGACGTCGGCGGCATGATTCATTTCTTTACGGGCAGCTCTAAGCAGGCGCTTCGCGCAATTGAGCTTGGCTTTTCGATATCATTCGGCGGACCGCACACTTATGCTAAACCTTTGGTGGATCTTGTGAAAGAAGTGCCGCTTGAGAATACGCTCGTGGAAACGGATTCGCCAATGCTTGCTCCGCCGCGCGCGAGAAGGAAAGAACCAAACGAGCCTTCGTTCATAGTAGAAGTTGTCAAGGGTATTGCGGAAATCCGGGGAATGGACCCGGAGAAGCTGCGTGAAATAACGACTAATAACGCAATTCGTCTTTTCAGATTGGACGAGGATTAA
- a CDS encoding DNA/RNA non-specific endonuclease, whose product MKKNLNFLTLALLLLCAGSASGQAALDFNPDTLTDVFAYPKCNRYGVILRHKAYSMLYFQKYQLIYWASYALTKDMLSGPYNNVYDITPDPMTKDFPTFRDYKGSGYMQGFLAPPDFMRWDSTARREGFYASNTAPQKRGFNKGLWKRMEEQERAWAQDGARLWVVTGPVVIDSTKTIGSNKVRIPAYFFKVILILKDDKLYETAYLLPTLNPSNYRKPLEDFTASVDMVESMTGYDFFPLLADSVERQLEMNSILPPSSTPR is encoded by the coding sequence ATGAAAAAGAATCTAAATTTTTTGACGCTCGCTTTACTTCTGCTCTGCGCAGGCTCTGCAAGCGGCCAGGCCGCTCTGGACTTTAACCCCGACACGCTGACTGACGTGTTCGCGTACCCGAAGTGCAACCGATACGGAGTAATACTCAGGCACAAAGCGTACAGCATGCTTTACTTCCAGAAGTACCAGCTCATCTACTGGGCGAGCTACGCGCTCACGAAGGATATGCTTTCTGGCCCGTACAACAACGTTTACGACATAACCCCTGACCCGATGACGAAGGATTTCCCGACGTTTAGAGACTACAAAGGCTCGGGATACATGCAGGGCTTTCTTGCCCCACCCGACTTCATGCGCTGGGACTCAACAGCCCGGCGCGAGGGATTCTACGCTTCAAATACGGCGCCTCAGAAACGCGGTTTCAACAAGGGGCTGTGGAAGCGAATGGAGGAGCAGGAACGCGCATGGGCCCAGGACGGTGCAAGGCTCTGGGTCGTTACAGGCCCTGTAGTAATTGATTCAACTAAGACCATAGGCTCCAACAAGGTTCGCATTCCGGCGTATTTCTTCAAGGTCATACTGATTTTGAAGGATGACAAGCTTTACGAGACCGCCTACCTTTTGCCGACGCTCAATCCTTCAAACTACCGCAAGCCGCTTGAGGATTTTACGGCGTCAGTGGATATGGTTGAGAGCATGACCGGCTACGACTTCTTCCCGCTGCTTGCCGACTCTGTCGAGCGGCAGCTGGAGATGAACTCGATTCTGCCGCCTTCTAGCACTCCCCGCTGA